Part of the Erwinia amylovora genome is shown below.
AATACCGTATTGCGAACAGGTCGGATGAAAACGGCAGTGTGGCCCTGACAGCGGACTGATGACGCGTTGATAAACGCGTATCAGCGCGATCAGGAGCCGCGAGCCAGGCGACAATGGCGACGCCATAATTTCTCCAACGCTTCCGTCAGCGCATGGTTATCCAGCTCACCAATACCCTTTTTCGCTACGATCACAAAATCCATCGCCGGAAGTTCATGTTGACGCAGGCGAAAGCTTTCCCGGGTCAATCGCTTGATCCGATTGCGTTCATGCGCGCGTTTAACATGCTTTTTAGCGACGGTAAGACCGATGCGGGGATGCCCCAGCGCGTTCAGGCGGCCGAGAATGGTGATTTGCGGCGTGCCAGCCCGTTGTGGCTGCTGGAAGACGAAAGTGAAGTGAGTGGGAGTTAACAAACGTAACTCCCTGGGAAATGCGAGCTTAACCACTCAGCGGTTAGCTTTTATTACTTAGAAACGGTCAGACGAGAACGGCCTTTAGCACGACGACGTGCC
Proteins encoded:
- the rnpA gene encoding ribonuclease P protein component, with protein sequence MVKLAFPRELRLLTPTHFTFVFQQPQRAGTPQITILGRLNALGHPRIGLTVAKKHVKRAHERNRIKRLTRESFRLRQHELPAMDFVIVAKKGIGELDNHALTEALEKLWRRHCRLARGS